From the genome of Gemmatimonadota bacterium, one region includes:
- a CDS encoding SDR family NAD(P)-dependent oxidoreductase, whose amino-acid sequence METKDATGQTVIVTGSNRGIGLGWVKHYLNAGDSVVATCRTPAEATDLIALKEEYGNKLLIEQLDLSNEEHFDRLGESLAQQGVRIDIAINNAGSGSGKPFGEWNTESFAITFEVHTIGSALFAQMVTPLLNDGAKLVLTSSGVGSIARANRQNEMDAYAIAKAGVNMLARRLSVRLADRNIVVVAITPGAVLTGMNPNGTISVEESVGLMTGTLDKLTMEDSGGFFQNNGTVVPW is encoded by the coding sequence ATGGAAACTAAAGATGCGACAGGGCAGACAGTGATTGTAACCGGCTCGAATCGAGGAATTGGGCTTGGGTGGGTGAAGCATTATCTGAACGCGGGTGATTCTGTCGTGGCCACTTGCCGGACGCCAGCGGAGGCAACAGATCTGATTGCGCTGAAGGAAGAGTATGGGAATAAGCTGTTGATCGAGCAGTTGGATCTGTCGAATGAAGAACATTTCGACCGGTTGGGGGAATCCCTGGCTCAGCAAGGGGTGCGTATTGATATTGCTATCAACAATGCTGGCTCGGGTAGTGGGAAACCTTTTGGCGAGTGGAACACGGAGAGTTTTGCGATTACTTTTGAGGTGCATACCATTGGTTCTGCTTTGTTTGCACAAATGGTTACGCCACTGCTGAACGACGGGGCAAAGCTGGTGCTGACCTCTTCTGGCGTGGGCAGTATCGCGCGCGCTAACCGTCAGAACGAAATGGATGCTTACGCCATTGCCAAAGCAGGGGTCAATATGCTTGCCAGGCGGTTGTCCGTCAGGCTCGCCGACCGCAATATTGTGGTGGTTGCGATCACACCGGGGGCTGTACTCACAGGCATGAATCCGAACGGTACGATCTCTGTAGAGGAATCTGTTGGGCTGATGACCGGCACGCTGGACAAGCTGACCATGGAGGACAGTGGTGGATTCTTTCAAAATAATGGCACAGTGGTGCCCTGGTAG
- a CDS encoding choline dehydrogenase: MNYDYIIVGAGSAGCAVAGRLSESGQYRVLLLEAGGPDDRDAIHIPARFPDLFHTDKDWDYETTPQAGFNGRRDYVPRGKMYGGSSSINAMVYQRGHPSDYDQWAAMGNDGWAYVDVLPYFKKMQHQTRGGSEYHGTGGPIYVSDPRDPNPLSVAFVEAAQQVGFRLNRDFNDGDQEGFGLYQVTQKEGQRCSAAVGYLYPALERDNFTAIPYAYVTHLKFDGNRCVGVHYMHEGEKHAVEADREVVLCGGAINSPQLLMLSGIGPPEHLNALGISVVKALPGVGQNLMEHVQVGIAYACTEEIAQAGKDNPEQAIRYQNERMGLLTSNLGEAGGFVKLSADAFAPELQFHFGPDWFVLHGSQEMEGHGFTILPGLVGTKSVGDLKLRSSDPFVAPLIDPQCLVEEADVRVMLEGVKLARKIVHAQAFDRYRGQEFFPGDDVQDDQALIDFIRNYSTTIYHPVGTCKMGNDDMAVVNNRLQVHGIEGLRVADASIMPFIINANTNAPCMMIGEKVADMILGG; the protein is encoded by the coding sequence ATGAATTACGACTACATCATTGTTGGTGCGGGATCGGCTGGGTGTGCTGTTGCTGGTCGTTTGAGTGAAAGTGGGCAGTATCGCGTTTTATTGTTGGAAGCCGGTGGACCGGATGATCGGGACGCGATTCACATTCCTGCGCGTTTTCCAGATCTGTTTCATACGGATAAAGATTGGGATTACGAAACCACACCGCAAGCCGGGTTTAATGGGCGACGGGATTACGTGCCGCGCGGCAAAATGTACGGCGGTTCGAGTTCTATCAATGCGATGGTCTATCAGCGAGGTCATCCGAGCGATTACGATCAGTGGGCTGCGATGGGGAATGACGGCTGGGCGTATGTCGATGTGTTGCCCTATTTCAAGAAGATGCAGCACCAGACGCGGGGCGGCTCTGAATATCATGGGACAGGAGGTCCCATTTACGTATCAGACCCTCGGGATCCAAATCCACTGAGTGTGGCGTTTGTCGAAGCGGCTCAGCAGGTGGGGTTCCGTCTGAATCGAGATTTTAATGACGGAGATCAGGAAGGGTTTGGCCTGTATCAGGTTACACAGAAGGAAGGTCAGAGGTGCAGCGCGGCGGTGGGATATTTGTACCCGGCATTGGAGCGAGACAACTTTACCGCGATTCCATACGCCTACGTTACACACCTTAAATTTGACGGCAACAGGTGTGTGGGTGTTCATTACATGCACGAAGGAGAGAAGCATGCGGTTGAGGCGGATAGGGAAGTGGTACTTTGTGGCGGGGCTATCAATTCTCCTCAGTTGCTGATGCTGTCGGGCATTGGTCCGCCAGAACATCTCAATGCGCTAGGTATTTCGGTTGTTAAGGCATTGCCGGGTGTGGGACAAAATTTGATGGAGCACGTTCAAGTCGGGATTGCGTATGCCTGTACTGAGGAGATTGCGCAGGCTGGCAAAGATAATCCCGAGCAAGCGATCAGGTACCAGAACGAAAGAATGGGATTGCTCACTTCCAATTTGGGGGAAGCGGGCGGGTTCGTGAAATTGTCTGCCGATGCATTCGCGCCAGAATTGCAATTTCATTTTGGACCTGATTGGTTTGTTTTGCACGGGTCTCAAGAGATGGAGGGGCATGGATTCACAATTCTGCCGGGGCTGGTGGGCACAAAAAGTGTAGGAGACCTTAAGCTGCGTTCGTCAGATCCGTTTGTTGCACCCTTGATCGATCCCCAATGCCTGGTTGAAGAGGCCGACGTTCGCGTGATGCTGGAAGGTGTTAAACTGGCGCGAAAAATTGTACATGCACAAGCTTTTGACCGATATCGCGGGCAAGAATTTTTCCCGGGAGATGATGTGCAGGATGATCAGGCATTGATCGACTTTATTCGCAATTATTCAACGACTATTTACCATCCGGTGGGTACGTGTAAGATGGGCAACGATGATATGGCTGTGGTGAACAATCGACTTCAGGTGCACGGAATTGAAGGGTTGCGCGTTGCAGATGCTTCGATTATGCCATTTATTATCAATGCAAATACCAACGCGCCCTGTATGATGATCGGGGAGAAAGTAGCAGATATGATTCTGGGTGGCTAA